The genome window CATCCTTGAAGAGTCGCCGCCGCTGATCCTCCGCTGGCCCGCGCCGGAGATCCGCGCGAAAGCGAAGGAGGGGCGGCTTGTCCTTGCCGCTGATACCATCGACCGCCTGGCGGCGAAGATGGACGTTCCTGCAGCGACGCTGCAGGCGACGATCGATGCCTACAACGCGGCGCTCGCTGCCGGCGCTCCCGACCCGCTTGGCCGCCAGCACCGGCCTCTCCCTATCGTTCAGCCGCCGTTCTACGCCATCAAGCAGCAGGGGATCGTCCTGCGGACGTGGACCGGGCTTCGAGCCGACCGCGACTTGCGCATCCTCCGGCCGGACGGCACGCCGATCGCGGGGTTATACGGAGTGGGCGAGGTGCTCGGCGCCGCCACCTTCAGCGGCGACTCCTTCTGCGGCGGGATGAGCATCGGTCCGGCGCTCGTCTTCGGCCGGGAGCTCGGCCAGCGTCTCGCTCGGCAGGTTGCCGCCGCTGCCTGAGCGGCACGCTGACTCTGCTAGCATTCGCGGCGATGGCCAAGCCGCTCGCCCTGTCGCTGGTCATTCCGGCGTATAACGAAGCCCGCCGCCTGCCGCGGACGCTCGCCGCGCTCGCGCGGGCGCTTGCCGCTCGGCCGGAGCGGTGCGAGGTGATCGTCGTCGATGATGGCAGCCACGACGGCACTGCCGATGTCGTCCGCGCTGCCCGCCTGCCCGGCCTGCGCCTGATCTCCTACCAGCCGAACCGGGGCAAAGGCTACGCCGTCCGCACCGGCATGCTGTCGGCGAGTGGGGCGATCGTCGGCTTCATGGACGCCGACCTTTCGACTGACCTCGCCGCGATCGATACTGCTCTGCGCGAGATCGCGGCAGGATGGGACATCGTCATCGGCTCGCGCGCGCTTCCGGGAGCCCAGATCATCGTTCCGCAGCCGCGCTACCGGGTCGTCGCCACGCGGATCTTCAATCTCCTTCAAGTCGCCATGTCTGGCGTGCGCGGCTACGCCGATACCCAATGCGGGTTCAAGATGATGACAGCCGCGGCAGCGCGCGACATCTTTCGCCGTGCCCGCATTGATGGCTTCATGTTCGACATCGAGCTGCTCTTCCTAGCGGAGCGGCTCGGCTACCGCGTGCGCGAGGTTCCGGTTACGTGGACGAACGACCCGGCCTCGCGCTTGCGCATCGTTCGCGACACCGCCCGCATGTTCCGCGACTTGGCCCGCATCCGATGGGCGGGGCGCACGCTCCGGCCGCGCCGCCGTCACTCGGCGATGGCGACGATGCGGAAGCCGCCCGCCTCGCCAAGCAGGCGCGCCGTCGGGACACTCTCCTCACCGGCAAGCCAGCGCGACCAGGGGCGAGGATAGGCATTGCCGATGAGGATGACAGTCGCGCCGTAGCGGCGCGCGAGCGCGATCGCCTCGGCAGGCGGCAGGTTCGGCATGACAATGGCAGGCTGACCGCTGATGGCGGCGTAGGTCCCGGGGTCGGCGGCGACGACGGTCGCTCCTGGCGCGCTCGCCTCGACGACGGCAGCCGCGGCCGCGAGCGCGCTGCGCCAGCTGCGCCACTCGCTCACCTGCTGCCAGCCGAGACCAGTGCCGGCGACGATCGCTCCTCCGAGCGCGATCAGCGCGAGCCGCTGCCGTGCTTGGGCGGGCGGGAGCCGCCGGCGTGCCGCGAGCCAGTCGGCGACGCGATGGAGGCCGAGAACCGCGCCGGCCGCGAAGGCGGGGATGAGCGCCGTCAGGCCGTGGGCGAAGGCGCCGCGCCCCCGGGGTAAAGGCAACAAACACGACGCTGACACCAGCAGCAGGCCGAGATAGACGAGCGGCGCGGGCCGCCGCTGGAGGAGCAGCCCGGCCAGTCCGACGGGGGTCCAGAAGAGATGGCCGAGCAGCGCCAGCACCGCGAGGTTGAGGCCAAGGGCGACCAGCTTTTCGCCTGCGATCGTGCCGACCCCGCGTCCCCACCAGTCGGCTGCGGTCGCGCCGCCGGGGCGAAAGAGGTCGTTGTATTCGGTCAGCCAGACCGTCGCCACGCCGATGAACGGCGGCCAGCCGAACGTCGCGGCGTTGCGGATGACCCACGGAGCGACGACTGCTCCGAACGCAGCCGCGCCGAGCAGAGCCGCTGCTGGGTCGCGACGGAGCCGAACGATGATGAGGGCAGCGAGCAGCAGGAACCCATCGGCGCGGGCGAGCTGCGCGAGGCCGGCGAACGCACCGCCAAGAAGGGCGCTCCGTCTCCCTGCGCGGTCGGCGAGGATGAGCGCGAGCGCGCCGAGCGGCGCGAACACCGTCATCGGGTCGGTGGTCGCCCAATGCGCGGCGACGCTCCCCGCAGTCAGCGCGAGGCCTGCCGCAATCCACTCGTCGGCGGGAGTGCCGCCGGCGATCCGCGTCAGCCAAGCGGCGATCGGCGCGAGGAGGGCCGAGAGGAGCAGACCGGGCAGGACGGCGGCCGGCCAGCTGTCTCCGGTCAGCAGCAGCCCGCCGGCGGCCAGCAGCGCGCCGAGCGGCATCCAGTAGTCGTGACTGGGGTGGATGACGGCATCGGGCAGCCGCAGCCAGTGCCAGATCACCGGCGCGGTCAGCCCCTCGCCCGCCGCCAGCCGCTTGGCGACCAGCAGCTGGTAGGAGGCATCGAGGTAGCCTGGTCCGTCGACCGGGAAGAGCCAGAGCAGCCGAGCGGCGACAGCGACGGCGAAGAGAGCGAGCAACCGGCTAGCTCCGGCAGGCATGGCCTCGCGATGAGAGGACCGGCGGTTACACCGCCAGCCGCGCTGCCGTCTCCTCGGCAAGGCGGGAGCGCCAATAGGCGAGGATCCGGTCGATGCTGACAGAGAGGGGGATCTCGG of Dehalococcoidia bacterium contains these proteins:
- a CDS encoding glycosyltransferase family 2 protein, encoding MAKPLALSLVIPAYNEARRLPRTLAALARALAARPERCEVIVVDDGSHDGTADVVRAARLPGLRLISYQPNRGKGYAVRTGMLSASGAIVGFMDADLSTDLAAIDTALREIAAGWDIVIGSRALPGAQIIVPQPRYRVVATRIFNLLQVAMSGVRGYADTQCGFKMMTAAAARDIFRRARIDGFMFDIELLFLAERLGYRVREVPVTWTNDPASRLRIVRDTARMFRDLARIRWAGRTLRPRRRHSAMATMRKPPASPSRRAVGTLSSPASQRDQGRG